GCGCCCACTACGAGGCCGAGGTGATCAACCTGCTGGAGCACCCCCAGCTCGCCGAGGACGAGCGCATCGTCGCCACCCCCATGCTGGTGAAGCACCTGCCGCTCCCCATGCGGCGCATCATCGGCGACCTCTCGGACCACGAGAAGGTCCTCATCGGCCTGGATATCCACCCACTGCCGCCCGACGACGCTTAAGCAGCACCTGCCGCCGCGTGGTTCGGCGTCGGGGGCGCGCCCATGCCTCGCCGATGAGAGGGAGCCGATAATCGGCTATTTCCTAAAGGGCTACCCGTTCCCGCCGCCACAAGGGAATGACTATCCAGGATCAAGGGATATGACCGAGCACACCATCCTCATCGTCGACGACCAGGCCGCCAATCTGGCGGTGCTGGACCATGCCCTGGCCGTTGACTATCGCGTCCGCGCCGCCACCTCCGGGCCGCGGGCCCTCGAAGTGGCCGCCAGCGAGCCCCGGCCCGACCTCATCCTGCTGGACGTCATGATGCCCGGCATGGACGGCTACGCGGTGGTGGCGGGCCTCCAGGAGTGCGGCCTCGGCCATATCCCCGTCATCTTCGTCACCGCCCGCGAGGCCGCCGAGGACGAGGAAAAGGGCCTGCGCCTGGGGGCGGTGGACTACATCACCAAGCCCGTCAATCCCGCCATCCTGCGCGCCCGGGTGCGCGCCCACCTGGCCTTGAAAGATGCCAACGACCGCCTCCATGACCACAACGACTTCCTGGAGGCCGAGGTGGCGCGGCGCCTGGAGGAGAACCAGATCGTCCAGGACGTCTCCATCCGCGCCCTGGCCCACCTGGCAGAGACCCGGGACCCCGAGACCGGCGATCACATCCTGCGCACTCAGGCCTACGTGGAGCGCCTGGCCGTCCTGGTGCGGGACCACCCGCGCTTCCGGGACACCATCGACGATCAGTTCATCCGCCTGGTCACCAAGTCGGCGCCCCTGCACGACATCGGCAAGGTCGGGATCCCCGATCATGTCCTGTTGAAGCCCGGCGGGCTCACCCCAGAAGAGTGGGCCGTCATGAAGACCCATGCGGAGATCGGCGCCCGCGCCATCGAGCGCGCCGAGGCGGAGGTGGAGCGGCCGGTGGTGTTCTTCCGGCTGGCCAAGGAGATCGCCCACTGGCACCACGAGCGCTGGGACGGCAGCGGCTATCCCGACGGCCTGGCGGCGGAGGACATCCCCCTGTCGGCGCGGCTGATGGCGGTGGCGGATGTCTTCGATGCCGTCATCTCCCAGCGTGTCTACAAGCCCGCCATGTCCTTCGACGAGGCCCGGGAGGTCGTCGCCGCGGGCCGGGGCACCCACTTCGATCCGGACCTGGCGGCCGCCTTCCTGGCGGACTACGGGGCCTTCACGGCCATCGCCCAGCGCCACCGTGACGGCGTCGCGGCGGCCTGATCCCATGGCGGGCCCCGCGACCTCTCCAGCCGGCGGGTCCCGCACCCCCGTGCTCCTCTACGCCCTGGGGGCCACCCTGTGGATCCTGCTCTCGGACCTCCTGGTGGCCACCCTGGTGCGGGACCCCTGGGCCCTCAGCGTGGTCGGGGCCTTCAAGGGGCTCGCCTTCGTCGCCGTCACCTCCCTGCTTCTCTACTGGGCCCTGGGGCGTGGCCGGGAGGTCGTGGCGGGCCCGGCGCCGCCCGCCGCCCCCTGGCTGA
The Gammaproteobacteria bacterium DNA segment above includes these coding regions:
- a CDS encoding circadian clock KaiB family protein, yielding MEKYTIRLYVLGETPMARRAIENLKAICAEPEVGAHYEAEVINLLEHPQLAEDERIVATPMLVKHLPLPMRRIIGDLSDHEKVLIGLDIHPLPPDDA
- a CDS encoding response regulator; translation: MTEHTILIVDDQAANLAVLDHALAVDYRVRAATSGPRALEVAASEPRPDLILLDVMMPGMDGYAVVAGLQECGLGHIPVIFVTAREAAEDEEKGLRLGAVDYITKPVNPAILRARVRAHLALKDANDRLHDHNDFLEAEVARRLEENQIVQDVSIRALAHLAETRDPETGDHILRTQAYVERLAVLVRDHPRFRDTIDDQFIRLVTKSAPLHDIGKVGIPDHVLLKPGGLTPEEWAVMKTHAEIGARAIERAEAEVERPVVFFRLAKEIAHWHHERWDGSGYPDGLAAEDIPLSARLMAVADVFDAVISQRVYKPAMSFDEAREVVAAGRGTHFDPDLAAAFLADYGAFTAIAQRHRDGVAAA